atgtccccaatgtccccaggtgtccccaggtgtccccacctgCGCTCCAGGTGCTCTCTCTCTGCCCGGCTCCTCTCCAGGCGGTTTTGGCTCTCCCGGAGCTCCCCCAGCAGCGACGTCACCTGGGCCTGGACCTGGGCCTtgtcctgctggggacaccGACAGGGACACTGTCACCCCCGTGTCACCTGGGGACAGGACACTGTCACCCCTGGGtcacctggggacaggcacagggacactgtcaccctgctggggacaccGACAGGGACACTGTCaccccctgtgtgtccctggctATCCCCtatccccaggtgtgtccagtgtccccagggctgtccccagtgtccccaactgtccccacgtgcctggggctgcccccaAGTGTCCTCGTGTCCACAggggtgtccctggtgtccccaggtgtcccctgtccctccagctgtccccctgtgtccccagctgtccccaaggctgtccccctgtgtccccaggtgtccctggtACCTTCTGCTgtcctcaggtgtccccagggttgtccccagctgtccccatgtctcccagtgtcccctgtccccctgtgtcccctgtgtctcCAGTACCTCCagctgtccccctgtgcccccagatgtcccagatgtccccagctgaaccagctgtccccagtgtccccatgtcccccttgTGTCCCCTGGGTAcctccagctgtccccagtgtccccgtgtccccccaggtacctccagctgtccccagtgtccccgtgtccccatgtccccccggGTAcctccagctgtccccagtgtccccatgtccccgtgtgtcccccgGGTAcctccagctgtccccagtgtccccagtgtccccatgtccccccggGTAcctccagctgtccccagtgtccccatgtccccccggGTAcctccagctgtccccagtgtccccgtgtccccatgtccccccggGTAcctccagctgtccccagtgtccccagtgtccccgtgtccccccgggtacctccagctgtccccagtgtccccagtgtccccgtgtccccccgggTACCTCCAGCTGTCGGCgcagtccctgcagctgcagctcggCCGCGCGGGAAACGTCCTGAGCGCGGAGCTCGGCCACGGCCACGCGGGAGCGCAGGGccaccagcctggggacagggacaccggtGTCACCAAGGGCCACCACACCCTGCCCAGCACCACCCACAGGGccaccagcctggggacagggacaccggtGTCACCAAGGGCCACCACACCCTGCCCAGCACCACCCACAGGGccaccagcctggggacagggacaccggtGTCACCAAGGGTCACCAGGGCTCACTGGCGTCACCAAAGGTCATTGGTGGCACCAAACCCATCCCACGTGGGACCGCAGGGccaccagcctggggacagggacactggtgTCACCAAGGGTCATTGGTGTCACCAAACCCACCCCATGCGGGACCGCAGGGCCACCAGCCCGTCACCAAATGGCACCAGTGTCACCAAATGTCACCAGGGATCACCAAATGGCACCAAACCCGCCCCATGCAGAACCGCAGCCACCAGCCCGGGGACAGTGACATCAAGGGTCATTGgtgtcaccagtgtcaccaAGGGTGACCAAACCCTGCCCAACGCCACCTGTAGGGccaccagcctggggacagggacatcaagGGTCACCAATGGCATCAAATGGCACCAAACCCACCCCACGCGAGAGCACAGCACCACCAgattggggacagggacaccggtgtcaccagtgtcaccaGGGCTCATTGGTGTCACCAAACCCACGGCCACAGAGCACCGCGGGGCCACCAGCCTGTCAGATGGCACCAGTGTCACCAGATGGCACCAAATGGCACCAAACCCTGCCCAATGCCATCTGCAGGGccaccagcctggggacagtgacaccagTGTCACCAGGGCTCATTGGTGTCACCAAACCCTGCCCAACGCTACTTGCAGGGCCACCAgcctggggacaaggacaccaATGTCACCAAGGGTCACCAGGGCTCATTGGTGTCACCAAACCCACCCCACGTGGGCGCGCAGGGCcaccagcctgtccccaggtgtccccagaccatccccaatgtccccaacacctTCAAtgcccccaggtgtccccaatgtccccagacTGTCCCCAAcatcctcaatgtccccaatcccccaatgtccccccagtgtcccttcAATgtcccaagtgtccccagtgtccccaatgttccCAGTGTGCCCCTTCCCTGCAACGTCCCtgttgtccccagtgtccccagtcccccaatgtccccccagtgtcctcACTGctcccattgtccccaatgtccccaggtgtcctcaatgtccccaatccccccagtgtcccccattGACCCCAATGTCCCAATGTTCCCGTTtcctccaatgtccccaatgtccccaatgtcccaagtgtccccaatgttcccccaatgtcccccccaggtgtccccagtgtcccaatcccccaatgtccccccaacGTCCCTGTTGACCCCAgtgtcctcaatgtccccaatgtccccagtgtcccccatgtccccagtgtccccagtgtccccaatcctCCAATGTCCCCGCTgtctccaggtgtccccaatgtccccgctgtccccaatccccccaatgtcaccagtgcccccagtgtcccccaatccccccagtgtcctcaggtgtccccagtgtccccattgcccccaaTGTCGCCATTCCCCCCACtgaccccagtgtccccaatgtccccaacatccccaatgtcccaatgtccccaatgtccccattccccccaCTGACCCCtttgtccccagtgccaccaactgtccccagtcccccaatgtcccaattgtccccaacgtccccagttccctcccaacatccccagtgtccccagtctctcattgtccccaatgtccccaatcccccaatgtccccagtgttcctccaatgtccctgatgtccccaatgtccccagtgttcccagtgtccccaatgtccccaacgtccaGAATCCCCCAgtgtcctcaatgtccccaacgtccccactgagcccaatgtccccaacatccccaatgtccccaggtgtccccaatgtccccaatatccccacTGACCCCGttgtccccaatatccccaaatgtttccccaatgtccccaattccccaatgtccccaggctgtacccagtgtccccaaagtcccaaatgtccccattccccctttgaccccaatgtccccactgtccccaatcccccagtgtcctcaatgtccccaacgtccccacTGAggccaatgtccccaatcccccaatgtccccagtgtccccaatgtccccaatccccccactGACCCCGttgtccccaatatcccaaatgtttccccaatgtccccaacgtcccccaTCCCCCAgtgtcctcaatgtccccaacgtccccacTGAggccaatgtccccaatcccccaatgtccccagtgtccccacgcGTCCCCAATATCGCCATTGCttccaatgtccccagtgtccccagtgtccccagtgtccccagtgtccccagtgtccccaatgtccccaactCACTCAGCCTCAGCCTCTGCCAGGCgctgcctcagctgctcctcggAGCTGGGGGGACACGAGGGGGGTCAGAagggcttggggacatcggggagtccccaggggggacaggggggacattggggggacaggggggacattggggggacattggggggacaggggggctcacctgggctccAGAGGGGCCCCGGGGGGGGCCTGGGGAGGCTccgggacagcggggacatcgtccaggggaggggacaccgacaggggctgtggggacagtggggacatcagagggacactgggggggggctgtggggacagtggAGACATCaatgggacattggggacgtcCTCCAAGGGAGGGGACACCGAGAcgggggggctgtggggacattggggacatcagggggacactggggacatcgtccaggggaggggacaccgacaggggctgtggggacatgggggacatcagagggacactgtggggaggctgtggggacattggggacatcagggggacactgagggacatcAAGGGGATGCTGGGAACATCAGGGGGACATcagagggacactggggacatcaagGGACATTGGGGGTTCcccagggggacactggggacactccagGGGGACATAAGGGAGATCTGGAGGATGTCGGGGGACATtagggggacactggggacattggggacattgcccaagggaggggacaccgggggggggggggggcagtggggacactggggacatcagggggacactggggccaGAGAAGGGACACTGGGAGAAGCGGGGAGGACATtgggggacacactggggacaacTGGGAGCGGTGGCAGGGGtgtgggggacatgggggggacgcagtggtggcacagaggggacacagagcgGGGACACAGCCGGGGGGGCCACACCCACCTTGGCGCTGGTGTCAGGGGCGCTCCTgcagctgtccccagtgtccccgagGGTGTCCCCGAgggtgtccctgatgtccccagggctgtccttgGTGCCCTCACGGGTGTCCCCGATGTCCTCAAGGCTGCTCTTGGTGTCCTCGGGGCCGTTTTTGGCGTCCCCAAGGGTGTtgtgggtgtccccagggccggtttcggtgtccccagggccgGTTTTGGTGTCCCCAGCGGTGATGCTGACGTCCCCAAGGGTGTCCTCGGTGCCCTCGGCGGCGTCCCTGACGGCCCTGGCGGCGtccttggtgtccccaggggcGCTCCCGGCGTCCCCAGCGGCGTCCCTGACGTCCTCGGAGGCGTCCTCGGCGTCCCCGCCGCCGTCAGCGCCGTCCCCGGGCGCGTCCCCGCCGTCCCCGCGCCGTCCCCGCAGGTGCAGCACCAGCTGCCGGGCCTGGCCCCAGCGGCCGCGCAGCAGCTCCCGCTCCCCCCGGCGCTGCAGCTGCAGCCGGCGCAGCTCGTCCAGGCGCTGCCGCAGGGACTGCGtgcagtggcacagggcacctggggacaaggggacaccattggggacatcactggggacatcaTCAGGGACTGCGtgcagtggcacagggcacctggggacaacatggggacatcactggggacatcattggggactgcgtgcagtggcacagggcacctggggacatggggacatggggacatcattggggacatcatCAGGGACTGCGtgcagtggcacagggcacctggggacatggggacaccattggggacatcattggggacatcatCAGGGACTGCGtgcagtggcacagggcacctggggacaacatggggacatcactggggacatcattggggactgcgtgcagtggcacagggcacctggggacatggggacatggggacatcattggggacatcatCAGGGACTGCGtgcagtggcacagggcacctggggacatggggacaccattggggacatcattggggacatcatCAGGGACTGCGtgcagtggcacagggcacctggggacaacatggggacattggggacattggggacatcactggggacaggcacagctcGTCCAGGCGCTGCCGCAGGGACTGCGtgcagtggcacagggcacctggggacattggggacatcatcagtgacattggggacatcattgAGGACATCATCAGGGACTGCGtgcagtggcacagggcacctggggacaccaaaggatattggggacactggggacagtgtgcAGTGGCACcgggcacttggggacactggggacatcactggggacTGCGTGCAGTGGCCcagggcacctggggacatggggacaccattggggacatcagggacagcagtgacacagagctcctggggacagcagcggTGACATcatcagggacaggggacagcactggggacactggggacagcaggcacaggggacagcagggacagtgtgcagtgacacagagccctgggacacaggggacagcactggggacatcggggacattggggacacagagctcctgaAGACACCAGGGGGGACATcggcagggacaggggggacattggcagggacaggggggacatcggcagggacagggggcatCGGGGACACTGCGACACCGGGGACATTGCATggcttggggacatggggctgctgggccttggggacactggggacattcaGGGGACATtggaggggttggggacagggggccgttgggacattggggacatcagcagggactggggacattggggacatcgggactctgggcactgtggggacattgTGACATTGAAAACGTGGGGACgctgtggggacactgaggtgacatCGGGGATGTCAGGGAAATGGGGGACACGGAGACGAcactggggaccttggggacattgcgGGGGTGGAGACaccagggacactgggggacactgggggacactggggacattgcgGACATCaacggggacacaggggacactcctggggacacccgcagtgccctcccagtcccccccagtttgatcccagtccccctcaatcccctcccagtctatcccagtcccccccagtttgGTTTCAGTTCCCTCCAGTCCgatcccagttccatcccagtcccccccacTTTGATGCCAGTcgctcccagtccccccagtttGATCCAagtttgatcccagtttgatcccagttggatcccagtccccccagtttgatcccagtttgatcccagtttgatgccagtttgatcccagtttgatgccagtttgatcccagttggatcccagtccccccagtttgatcccagtttgatcccagtccctcccagtccccccagtttgatcccagtttgatcccagtttgatcccagtccctcccagtccccccagtttgatcccagtttgatcccagttggatcccagtttgatcccagtttgatcccagttgGATCCCAGTTGGATCCCAGTTggatcccagtttgatcccagttggatcccagtttgatcccagtttgatcccagtccccccagtttgatcccagtccccccagtttgatcccagtccccccagttggatcccagtttgatcccagtccccgCAGCTCCCCGTTCTCACTCCTCAGCTCGCGGTTCTCCGCCCGCAGCCGCTGCAGCGCCTCCGCCAGCGCCGGCTCCGCCTCGGGCCCCGGCTGCACCATCTCTGCGGGCCGCCGCCAGCGCCCGCCGCTCATGGGCGGCTGCGggggcccgggcgcggctcgGGCCCGGTTCGGGGCCGAGCTCGGGCGGGTTTGGGCCCAATTCGGGGATTTCGGGCCCAATTCGGGGATTTCGGGCCCAATTCGGGGATTTCGGGCCCAAttcggggatttttgggatcccGGCGGCGCCGCCACTTCCTGCTTCCGCCGGAAACGCGTGACGTCACCGCGCCCCGCCGCCACTTCCGCCTCGGTAAATGTCATGGCGGCGCCATAGCAACGCCGAGAGGCGGAGAGCGCTGATTGGTTACGCCTCCGTGTGTAGCTCCTCCCGCGCTCGGCGGTGATTGGTTGGTAGGGGAAGAGGATCGGCGGTGATTGGTTGGTTAGATAAGAGGCTCGGCGGTGATTGGTGGATAGAGGGTGAGGGCGTGGCGGTAGGCGTGGCCTCTGTGAGGGGATGGGGAGCCGCGCGAGCGTGGGGGAGGCGGCGCGAGAGCGGCCGGAGCGGGAAGGTGCGGGGGGACCGGGAAGTGatgaggaaatttggggaaatttaaagaaattcGGGGAAATTCCGGAGAACGTGAGGGGATCTGGGCTCTAAAATGGCCCGGGGGGTCCATGAGGGCCTGGGGAGCAGCGtcaggagggagctgagggggaatgtggggggtttggggcggAAATGGGGGGGGGGTTGAGGGGAATTTCGTGGgtttgaggggaatttgggggaaaattgcgGGGAATCTGGGagatttgggaaatttaggggggatttggggggaatttcggaatttggggggaatttaaggatttgaggggaatttgggggaagaTTGGGGGGAATCTGGGAgatctggggggatttgggggaaatttgagggggatttgaagggaatttgggggatttaggggggaatttgggggatttggggtcagtgaGGGCGGAAATTGGGAGTCTGGGAGTGTCCAGGGCTTCCTGAGAGGGTCAATTGATGGGGGGTGAAGGcggaaattgggaaaatttggggagatttgaTGGGAACTGGGGGCTCCGTGAGGGCCGGGGGGCTATggggggatggggagggggttctgaggggtttttgggggctCTGGTGGGGAAATTGGGGCGGATttggggggacaatggggggagGGCGTGTCCTGCCCCACCCCGGCCAcgccccaatgtccccccaaatCCCGCCCCCAAAtctcaaatcccaccccaaaattccgccccaaaatccccgatCCCAGCCccgaatcccaaatcccaccccaaaatccccgattctacccccaaatcccaaccccgAATCCCCCATCccgcccccaaatcccagccccaaaatcccaaatcccgcccccaaatccccgatcccgt
Above is a genomic segment from Ammospiza caudacuta isolate bAmmCau1 chromosome 32, bAmmCau1.pri, whole genome shotgun sequence containing:
- the IKBKG gene encoding NF-kappa-B essential modulator; the protein is MTFTEAEVAAGRGDVTRFRRKQEVAAPPGSQKSPNWARNPRIGPEIPELGPKSPNWAQTRPSSAPNRARAAPGPPQPPMSGGRWRRPAEMVQPGPEAEPALAEALQRLRAENRELRSALCHCTQSLRQRLDELRRLQLQRRGERELLRGRWGQARQLVLHLRGRRGDGGDAPGDGADGGGDAEDASEDVRDAAGDAGSAPGDTKDAARAVRDAAEGTEDTLGDVSITAGDTKTGPGDTETGPGDTHNTLGDAKNGPEDTKSSLEDIGDTREGTKDSPGDIRDTLGDTLGDTGDSCRSAPDTSAKPLSVSPPLDDVPAVPEPPQAPPGAPLEPSSEEQLRQRLAEAEAELVALRSRVAVAELRAQDVSRAAELQLQGLRRQLEQDKAQVQAQVTSLLGELRESQNRLERSRAEREHLERRARGDAERCQQLEEVAQGHQVQLDQLRLQVTNLETALRVERRGATEEKRKLVQLQAAYHHLFQEYDAHIKASLEGDKRSQVTQEQLRAAEAALALKQELIDRLKDEAERQRAALETIPVLQAQADIYRADFEAERAAREQLHGQREALQEELNQLRLRLSGDGARARLEEMRNRHSEPPPAPGFGALLPPPPEEGPELCCPKCQYKAPDMDTLQIHVMDCIK